One segment of Plasmodium vivax chromosome 14, whole genome shotgun sequence DNA contains the following:
- a CDS encoding hypothetical protein, conserved (encoded by transcript PVX_123685A), translating into MSISPIKYESKILSNLASMLKLSEKTDKEIWSEIKEEKEHIKFEIDEDIRKVIDVNKINCTCDESKKKIEEYKGKKFEYYYNVETYGVDFFLDICNALGRSNYKPFLSEQGKKEVMNGLRIRRNSNLYKYVSFFLSKERLNKDRLNDGKTPEHIFHCFKCLKSVLHIYVDDQNNRKRKMYLQDNKYITEEMEEKMENDLLSENQKNSNVNPPNFRDGIIAVSRYKAELASISRKSNERIIKTILGHSKDMHSGSQHVGKDSSINGDSHSSNRNSNSNHTHNRNSNHHQQLSRSNSFEDNKRYKTSGFFDKHELKHFSDSANSFSIDGDAKSTHKNAHSKKTTNLKINPVTNNLIQKNAPAGNLFLSKNRDRQRRTAQSSRKSRHSAGSSKKSGSVKKKDPGDMAVGVDAGVAVPGGSKPDVGGGHFEEPQTDAPALEVIAQGNEPPRKLSQSETVQHTEWDKKLSGEGERGGLTEKLAVYSPETNHIVYSPETNHTVYAAETKLTVYSPETKHATSPANTKLTVCSADTKLTICSAEGKMPTGEDEPNSKDAASDEADKESHQYDVYQKTSLVKNASNGEEDYDFNASDDASYSTDDSNYKRYMTKKKTKLQQEGKIVIDLNILNGNAINASEKKEKEKKIEEKYKERCQEKHQERIRMDGVRKSLEEKKMIFCKIEEVAKRRNKRHVKTQVLSEDSKIERAYFSHKMKKFYNSKSGYFGCGWSNNRTQWTPFIHAPFFDNHHNTIYKNRNKKMYEEIYDTLLHGRIHPSVRIVELKDHKHPVRLCTPYYEDCYSVVYTGKKILASDDRVIFGEYTGYVANNRELSQEKHQYTFALSFNKKVFNDRKSVVFINEIESDEEGALQGGSPHGGETNGRIANYDGGDHCEYAAKLSSEEAASNDEQNCQEGAPPSGGVNAKGGCTPNLATPPCEKSTHSYSKEKKKSKGMNNKIILPDNYTYAVDSSYMFNEMSLVNHYKTCAVFNNYDFRINAEWQLVYLDGWPHIILTSIPGVEINTGEEIFADFGFEWFEKVNDICLNEFIKNSYAYRLSKLNLCKEKNFTGIDDIVEKYNLIKNHLTCNICMYSVNTDSSHGFIACSGCNHIYHLACVQKLNAEVNENYDWFCASCVKFCINVLNQEEFLAYLEKENHKQLIDLFSDMCVENSNKLSQLLAPGASDTPLCGSDGKESKGVTGNPNCAKQYDKIRKLLQCRENIIDLVRNKEIINSYLESTEKEMNSLENAEEGEDLSFKKDEMKLLLQNSFELHLLVEYKKKIDDLLASREKVDTFVNDEKAKNTMQLRKKTINYLLENRKYIEKLVDSMEQGTPIVFPHKEGTILTKGTNNLAVAHKEEVHRSEEETTLKGLKEELPHEHTLAIQKYDPSFGRGGSPGSGSTEHTNGSFSNSYETILYNKSNDVVKNLKEIKKGAPFGGVISDAVSCPASSSSNTGGNKNLCFSNMMKLSKKILGFPLLTDFERGMSTNQPCLPLSDHLKRLSVCTVCYSKHNDLAKAIICRVTKMHFEANYNDGLGDEDMFKTSSECIQSVIRELANTIKEYRKRELSGAYVQELARSGSSSYRSCSSSSYSSRGGSCAGSRGDGLAGSHGEIHAVIAGPPLTDDHNDIGAEAHSPSSSLKLPPQKPFYGMMSDPPCSDRRPGDTNNPFENNTPPLLWDNKVNYTDDYTCKRGEVNSTLGKRPHEEDNKGSSQKKSKLRTKPSNDTIGGENGDSLKGGTDEGKTHEGGGNVGSCTAQGGADQLPRSDLCRDPRGDPCVDPLPEQHAHRSKDENQKGDKNDIHFAGEKLDEIEAPGDQKGNYVTLENISKASNFIPLLGVELGSTKIQREFTNGTYVGTVTEQIKDEHGNPFFVVTYEDGDAEWMTPCFLFQELLKQSTNSVDYPLATTFKEVFNPEFKKDLKLSNCSLELKIERRKRKSNCESASNNNSVSKRQKHAQEENSSRKKKQRF; encoded by the coding sequence ATGAGTATCTCCCCAATAAAATACGAATCGAAAATATTAAGCAACTTGGCCAGCATGCTAAAGCTTAGCGAAAAAACAGACAAAGAAATATGGAGCGAaataaaggaagaaaaggagcacATCAAATTTGAGATTGACGAAGATATAAGAAAAGTCATCGAtgtgaacaaaattaacTGTACCTGTGAtgaatcgaaaaaaaaaatcgaagaATATAAAGGGAAGAAATTCGAGTATTATTACAATGTGGAGACATATGGAGTCGATTTTTTCCTAGACATTTGCAATGCCCTAGGGAGGTCTAACTACAAACCGTTTCTATCAGAacaaggcaaaaaagaagttatGAATGGGTTAAGAATTAGAAGAAATTCGAATctgtataaatatgtttctttttttttaagtaaagaAAGGCTAAATAAGGACCGATTAAATGATGGGAAAACACCTGAACATATCTTCCACTGTTTTAAGTGCCTAAAGAGTGTACTACATATTTATGTGGACGATCAGAATAAccggaagaggaaaatgtaCCTACAGGATAACAAGTACATAACAGAAGAAATGGAagagaaaatggaaaacgaCTTACTTAGTGAGaatcaaaaaaatagtaatgtGAATCCTCCCAACTTTAGGGACGGAATAATAGCCGTCAGCAGATACAAAGCGGAGTTGGCCTCCATAAGTAGGAAGTCAAATGAAAGAATTATCAAAACCATTTTGGGTCATTCGAAGGACATGCACAGTGGCTCCCAGCATGTGGGTAAAGACTCCTCCATCAACGGGGATAGCCACTCGAGCAATCGTAACAGTAATAGTAATCATACTCATAATCGTAATAGCAATCATCACCAGCAACTGAGCAGAAGTAACTCCTTCGAGGATAATAAGCGCTACAAAACGTCAGGCTTCTTCGACAAACACGAACTGAAGCATTTTAGCGACTCCGCCAACAGTTTTTCCATTGATGGAGACGCGAAAAGCACGCACAAAAATGCGCATAGTAAAAAAACCACCAACTTGAAAATTAACCCCGTGACAAATAATTTGATACAAAAGAACGCACCTGCGGGAAACTTATTTCTGAGCAAGAACAGGGACAGACAACGGCGAACCGCGCAAAGCAGCAGGAAGAGTAGACACAGCGCCGGTTCGAGTAAAAAATCGGGCTCAGTCAAGAAAAAGGACCCGGGGGATATGGCGGTTGGGGTCGATGCGGGGGTAGCCGTGCCGGGGGGCAGCAAACCGGACGTGGGTGGTGGTCATTTTGAGGAGCCACAAACAGATGCACCCGCGTTGGAAGTAATCGCACAGGGGAATGAACCTCCCCGTAAGTTGAGTCAAAGTGAAACCGTGCAACACACCGAATGGGATAAGAAGTTGAGTGGAGAGGGGGAACGGGGCGGCTTAACGGAGAAGCTCGCCGTATACTCACCCGAAACGAATCACATCGTATACTCACCCGAAACGAATCACACCGTATACGCAGCTGAGACAAAGCTCACCGTGTACTCACCCGAAACGAAGCACGCGACAAGCCCAGCCAATACGAAGCTCACCGTATGCTCTGCCGATACGAAGCTCACCATATGCTCAGCCGAGGGGAAGATGCCCACCGGGGAAGACGAACCAAACTCGAAAGACGCCGCGTCGGACGAAGCTGACAAGGAGAGTCACCAATACGACGTGTATCAAAAAACGTCCCTCGTGAAAAACGCATCCAATGGGGAGGAGGACTACGACTTCAACGCAAGCGACGACGCGTCCTACTCCACAGATGATTCGAATTATAAAAGGTAcatgacgaagaagaagacgaaacTGCAACAAGAAGGGAAAATAGTCATCGACCTGAATATACTCAACGGAAATGCAATCAACGCatcggaaaaaaaggaaaaggaaaaaaaaattgaggaaaaatacaaagaGAGATGTCAAGAAAAGCACCAAGAAAGGATAAGAATGGATGGAGTAAGGAAAAGcttagaagaaaaaaaaatgattttctgCAAAATAGAAGAGGTGGCAAAGAGGAGAAATAAACGACATGTAAAAACGCAAGTATTATCGGAAGACTCCAAAATTGAGAGAGCTTACTTTAgccataaaatgaaaaaattttataattcaaAATCGGGATATTTTGGTTGTGGTTGGTCCAATAACAGAACCCAGTGGACTCCATTTATAcatgcccccttttttgacaaCCACCATAatactatatataaaaataggaataaaaaaatgtacgaaGAGATATACGACACGTTGTTGCATGGGAGGATTCACCCCTCCGTTAGGATTGTCGAGTTGAAGGACCACAAGCATCCTGTGCGGTTATGCACACCGTACTATGAAGATTGCTATTCAGTCGTTTacacggggaaaaaaatcctcGCATCGGATGATCGGGTCATTTTTGGAGAGTACACTGGTTATGTGGCGAACAATAGGGAGCTGTCGCAGGAGAAGCACCAGTACACGTTCGCCCTATCCTTCAACAAGAAAGTTTTTAACGATAGAAAGAGTGTCGTTTTTATTAACGAGATTGAGTCGGACGAGGAGGGTGCTCTGCAAGGGGGCAGtccccacgggggggaaacgaaTGGGAGAATCGCCAACTATGATGGCGGCGACCATTGCGAGTATGCGGCCAAGTTGAGCAGCGAAGAAGCCGCTTCGAATGATGAGCAGAATTGTCAAGAAGGGGCTCCTCCCAGCGGTGGTGTAAATGCAAAAGGAGGATGCACCCCCAATTTGGCCACGCCCCCATGTGAAAAATCTACACACAGTTACTCcaaagagaagaagaaatccAAGGGGATGAACAATAAGATTATCCTGCCAGATAATTACACCTACGCTGTGGACTCGTCCTACATGTTCAACGAAATGTCGCTAGTTAATCATTACAAAACATGTGCCGTTTTTAACAATTACGATTTTAGGATAAACGCGGAGTGGCAGTTGGTTTACCTTGATGGGTGGCCACACATCATTCTCACCTCCATCCCAGGGGTAGAAATAAACACAGGAGAAGAAATTTTCGCGGATTTTGGCTTCGAATGGTTTGAAAAAGTGAACGACATCTGCCTGAATgagtttattaaaaatagctaTGCATACAGATTGAGCAAGTTAAATCTttgtaaggaaaaaaatttcactgGAATAGATGACATCGTGGAAAAGTacaatttgataaaaaacCACCTCACGTGCAACATCTGCATGTACAGCGTCAACACGGATAGTAGTCACGGGTTCATTGCTTGTTCCGGTTGTAACCACATCTATCATCTAGCATGTGTGCAGAAATTAAATGCAGAAGTGAACGAGAATTACGACTGGTTTTGCGCCAGTTGTGTCAAATTCTGCATCAATGTGCTGAACCAGGAGGAGTTCCTCGCCTACCTGGAGAAGGAAAACCACAAGCAGCTGATCGATCTTTTTAGCGACATGTGTGTGGAAAATTCAAACAAGTTATCCCAGTTGCTAGCCCCAGGAGCGAGCGATACTCCATTGTGCGGTAGCGATGGGAAGGAATCCAAAGGAGTGACTGGCAACCCTAACTGTGCTAAGCAGTATGACAAGATACGGAAATTACTACAGTGTAGGGAAAATATAATCGACTTGGTGAGGAACAAAGAGATTATTAACTCCTATTTAGAGAGCAccgaaaaggaaatgaatTCTCTAGAAAACgcagaagagggggaagattTGTCCTTTAAGAAAGACGAAATGAAGCTCCTGCTGCAAAACAGCTTTGAACTGCACCTTCTTgttgaatataaaaaaaaaatcgatgaTTTGTTGGCAAGCAGGGAGAAGGTAGACACCTTTGTCAATGACGAAAAGGCCAAGAACACCATGCagttgaggaaaaaaactataaaCTATTTGTTAGAAAATAggaaatatatagaaaagcTGGTCGACTCGATGGAACAAGGTACTCCCATTGTGTTTCCGCACAAGGAGGGAACCATCCTTACAAAGGGAACAAATAACCTCGCAGTTGCACACAAGGAGGAGGTGCACCGTTCGGAAGAGGAAACTACGTTGAAGGGGCTCAAGGAGGAACTCCCACATGAACATACCCTGgcaatacaaaaatatgaccCAAGTTTTGGTAGGGGAGGGAGCCCCGGTTCAGGCTCTACCGAACACACGAATGGCAGCTTTTCCAACTCGTATGAAACGATTTTGTATAACAAGTCGAACGATGTCGTGAAGAATTTAAAagagataaaaaaaggtgccCCTTTTGGCGGTGTAATAAGCGACGCGGTTAGCTGTCCAGCAtccagcagcagcaacacGGGTGGCAACAAAAACCTCTGCTTCAGCAATATGATGAAGTTGAGCAAGAAGATCTTAGGGTTCCCCTTGTTAACAGATTTCGAAAGGGGAATGAGCACCAACCAGCCGTGTCTTCCACTGAGCGATCACCTAAAAAGGCTCTCCGTGTGCACCGTTTGTTATAGCAAGCATAATGACTTGGCTAAGGCCATCATATGTAGAGTTACCAAGATGCACTTTGAGGCTAATTACAATGATGGGCTGGGCGACGAAGACATGTTTAAGACGTCCAGCGAATGCATCCAGTCAGTCATTCGCGAATTGGCCAACACGATAAAGGAGTACCGCAAGAGGGAGCTCAGCGGGGCGTACGTGCAGGAGCTCGCGCGCAGCGGGAGTAGCAGCTACAGGAgctgcagcagcagcagttATAGCAGCCGAGGTGGGAGTTGCGCTGGGAGTCGCGGTGATGGTCTCGCTGGGAGCCATGGCGAGATCCACGCTGTCATCGCGGGGCCCCCACTAACTGACGACCACAACGACATCGGCGCAGAAGCTCATTCACCCAGTTCCAGCCTAAAACTTCCACCGCAGAAGCCATTTTACGGCATGATGAGCGACCCCCCATGCAGTGACAGGCGCCCAGGGGATACAAACAACCCCTTTGAGAATAACACACCTCCCCTGTTATGGGACAACAAAGTGAATTACACAGACGATTATACGTgcaagaggggggaagtgaatTCCACGCTGGGCAAACGCCCTCATGAAGAAGATAACAAGGGTAGCAGTCAGAAGAAGTCGAAGCTTCGTACCAAGCCGTCTAACGACACGATCGGTGGAGAAAATGGCGATtctttaaaagggggaacgGACGAGGGGAAAACACATGAAGGGGGAGGCAATGTTGGTAGTTGCACAGCTCAGGGGGGGGCAGACCAGCTCCCCCGCAGTGATCTGTGTAGAGATCCACGTGGAGACCCCTGCGTTGACCCGCTTCCCGAGCAACACGCGCACCGCAGCAAAGATGAGAACCAGAAGGGGGACAAAAATGACATCCATTTTGCAGGCGAAAAATTGGATGAAATAGAAGCGCCGGGTGACCAGAAGGGGAACTACGTCACGCtggaaaatatttccaaaGCGAGTAATTTCATCCCGCTCCTGGGGGTTGAACTTGGGAGCACAAAAATTCAGAGGGAATTTACAAATGGAACATATGTAGGGACAGTTACGGAGCAAATAAAGGACGAACATGGAAATCCATTTTTCGTTGTTACGTATGAAGATGGGGACGCGGAATGGATGACGCCCTGCTTCCTATTTCAAGAATTGCTAAAGCAGTCGACAAACAGTGTGGACTACCCGTTAGCAACTACGTTTAAGGAGGTATTCAACCcggaatttaaaaaggactTAAAATTAAGCAACTGTTCGCTTGagttaaaaattgaaagacgaaagaggaaaagcaaTTGTGAGAGTGCCAGCAACAATAACAGTGTCAGCAAAAGACAGAAGCATGCGCAGGAGGAAAATTCCtcaaggaagaagaagcaacgGTTTTGA
- a CDS encoding hypothetical protein, conserved (encoded by transcript PVX_123690A) encodes MKRAVLLLPFLSFFFETLFGQTGEQSARGLHPSDWGSPPKVFVAVNKPRTVNEASRRGDGADLVGAKQHEYHNVVATAEELLRIIAENKNMLLGKENPNQHGLKAESEIINANDENVLNLLLNGEEKETKRERKYAPPVILVLPQPLTRQELFYYEKYKHLKGDIKHTNNKPLLLRVSHFAKLAEIKSKNKAEAVKELASAEKMVEKCTTRVNVINEALEEISLGASTREDKNIKRLKDERTFLTQKRRVLVCY; translated from the exons atgAAGCGCGCTGTTCTTCTGCTTccctttctttccttcttttttgagACCCTTTTCGGTCAAACTGGTGAGCAAAGTGCAAGAGGGCTGCACCCGAGCGACTGGG GTTCCCCCCCGAAGGTTTTCGTAGCCGTTAACAAACCCCGCACGGTAAATGAAGCTTCGCGCAGAGGGGACGGTGCCGATTTGGTG GGAGCGAAGCAGCATGAATACCACAATGTTGTCGCCACGG CGGAGGAGCTACTGCGCATTATTGCtgagaacaaaaat ATGCTGCTAGGAAAGGAAAACCCCAACCAGCACGGACTCAAAGCCGAATCCGAAATTATAAATGCAAACgatgaaaatgttttaaatttgttgCTAAAcggtgaagaaaaggaaaccaaaagggaaaggaagtATGCACCACCAGTTATACTAGTCCTTCCGCAGCCCCTAACCAGACa GGAATTATTTTACTACGAGAAATATAAGCATCTGAAGGGGGACATTAAACACACTAACAATAAGCCTTTACTATTGAgagtttcccattttgcgaaattgGCAG AAATTAAAAGCAAGAATAAGGCAGAGGCCGTTAAAGAGCTAGCCAGCGCGGAAAAAATGGTGGAAAAG TGCACCACCAGGGTGAACGTTATTAACGAAGCGCTGGAGGAAATATCGCTCGGAGCATCCACACGGGAAGAC